The genomic stretch CCTACACCTGGCGTCGTTTGACACCTCATGGCGCAATGATCGATGACTAGCGCGGCTCGCAAAGTCGCGGCCCCACGGGTCGTCTGCGTCGAGGATCTCCGGTTGCTGGCGCGCCGCCGAGTGCCCCGGGCCGTGTTCGACTACCTGGACGGCGGCGCCGAAGGCGAGATCACGCTTCGCGAGAACTGCCGCGCCTTCGAGGACGTGACGTTCCGGCCGCGCCAGGCGGTGACGGTGTCGGCATGCGACCTGCGGACCCGCGTGCTCGGGCTCCACCTCGCGCTCCCCTTCTTGCTTGCGCCCGTCGGCTACACCCGTCTGATGCACCCGGGCGGCGAGGTCGCCGCGGCCAGGGAGGCCGGCAAGGCGGGCACCGCGTATATCCTCTCCACCATCTCGGGGCACAGGCTGGAAGACGTGAAGGCCGGGTCCTCCGGCCCCGTGTTGTTCCAGCTCTACCTCATGGGGGGTCGTGCCGCCGCCGAGGCCGTCATTGAGCGGGCGCGCGTCGCCGGGTTCGCCGGCCTAGTGGTCACCGTCGACACCCCGGTCTCGGGGATCCGCGAACGTGACTACCGCAACGGCATGCGGGAGCTCATCAGCGGGAGCCTGCTGGAGAAGATCCCCTTCCTGCCGAATGTGCTCTCCCGCCCGGGATGGCTCGTCAGCTTCGTGCTCGACGGGGGCCTCCGGGCGCTCCCGAACGTCGTGATTCCCGGCAAGGGGCCGATGCCCCTGCTCGACGTCAACGCCGCGCTCGCGAGCTCCGCGGTGGCCTGGGCCGACCTGCGCTGGATCCGCGACTGCTGGCGCGGGCCGGTCATGGTCAAGGGCGTGCTCACCGGGGACGACGCGCGCCGCGCCGTCGACGAAGGCGCGGCGGCGATCTCCGTCTCGAACCACGGCGGGCGGCAGCTCGACGGCGTGCCGGCCGCGTTGCGCGCCTTGCCGGAGGTGGTCGCTGCGGTCAACGGCCAGGTCGATGTCTTGATGGATGGCGGCGTGCGCCGGGGTACCGACATCGTCAAGGCGATCTGCCTCGGCGCGCGCGCCGTGCTCTGCGGCCGCGCCTACGCTTACGGCCTGGCCGCCGCCGGTGACGCCGGAGTCGCGCGCGCGATCGAGATCCTACAGGCCGACCTGGACCGCACGCTGAGGCTGCTCGGTTGTCCATCCGTCGCCGCGCTGGATCGTTCCTACGTGAACCTCCCGAAGAGCTGGTCGTGCTGATTCGTCGTCGGAGGCGGGCGCCGGAACCGGAACGACGCGGGGGCGCAGCATGAGATGTGCGCGGTGCCAGCACGAGAACCGCTCCGGCGCGAAGTTCTGCGAGGAGTGCGCGGCACCGCTGGCGCGCGTGTGCACCAGCTGCGGCGCTCTGCTGTCCCCGACCGCCAAGTTCTGCTCGGAGTGCGCCCATCCCGTGGGCCAGGCCGCCCCGTCGGTGGCCCAGCGCTTCACCTCCCCGGAGTCCTACACCCCGAAGCACCTGGCCGAGAAGATCCTGACCTCCAAGGCCGCGCTCGAGGGCGAGCGCAAGCAGGTGACCGTGCTCTTCGCCGACCTGAAGGGGTCGATGGAACTGCTCGCCGATCGCGATCCCGAGGAGGCGCGCAGG from Dehalococcoidia bacterium encodes the following:
- a CDS encoding alpha-hydroxy acid oxidase, with the translated sequence MTSAARKVAAPRVVCVEDLRLLARRRVPRAVFDYLDGGAEGEITLRENCRAFEDVTFRPRQAVTVSACDLRTRVLGLHLALPFLLAPVGYTRLMHPGGEVAAAREAGKAGTAYILSTISGHRLEDVKAGSSGPVLFQLYLMGGRAAAEAVIERARVAGFAGLVVTVDTPVSGIRERDYRNGMRELISGSLLEKIPFLPNVLSRPGWLVSFVLDGGLRALPNVVIPGKGPMPLLDVNAALASSAVAWADLRWIRDCWRGPVMVKGVLTGDDARRAVDEGAAAISVSNHGGRQLDGVPAALRALPEVVAAVNGQVDVLMDGGVRRGTDIVKAICLGARAVLCGRAYAYGLAAAGDAGVARAIEILQADLDRTLRLLGCPSVAALDRSYVNLPKSWSC